A window of bacterium contains these coding sequences:
- a CDS encoding T9SS type A sorting domain-containing protein, translating to MKIDIKPRSVSKDYYLKIDKPGLDEDEIKIANLRMNHYNPGFCLLTETIIRIVAKDGDKKPIESDFGTRTTRVMIYYPEPPKNVAEETLKLYILDEESIESRWVEVANAQVLVGSNFIYGDIPHFGTFILIGEGIPGSFDGVVVYPNPFKPRRGDENIVFEGLPEDTQIRIYDISGNLVKEEEHKRATWIWDVRDNYGKKVDSGVYIYVLTTGDGKKKTGKIAIIR from the coding sequence TTGAAGATAGACATTAAGCCTCGTAGTGTAAGTAAAGATTATTACCTGAAGATAGATAAACCAGGTCTGGATGAGGATGAAATTAAGATAGCGAATTTGCGGATGAATCATTATAACCCGGGATTTTGTCTGCTAACTGAGACCATTATCCGCATAGTAGCTAAAGATGGAGATAAGAAACCGATAGAGAGTGATTTTGGGACACGAACGACCAGAGTGATGATTTATTACCCTGAGCCACCAAAGAATGTAGCCGAGGAGACATTGAAATTATACATCCTGGATGAGGAATCAATTGAATCGAGGTGGGTGGAGGTAGCCAATGCACAGGTCTTAGTTGGAAGTAATTTTATCTATGGGGACATACCGCATTTTGGGACATTTATCTTGATTGGGGAAGGGATACCTGGTAGTTTTGATGGGGTTGTGGTCTATCCGAATCCGTTCAAGCCCAGGCGAGGGGATGAAAATATCGTTTTTGAAGGGTTACCAGAGGATACCCAAATCCGCATCTACGACATCTCAGGCAATTTAGTCAAAGAAGAAGAACACAAACGCGCCACCTGGATTTGGGATGTTCGGGATAATTATGGGAAGAAGGTAGATAGTGGGGTATACATCTATGTGTTGACCACTGGCGATGGGAAGAAGAAGACAGGGAAGATTGCGATTATCAGGTAG